GTGGTCAGCCATTATTCGCTGCTCCCATCAGGTTGTTCGAGAGTCGGTTGTTCGGCGGGTTGATCGGATACGGGCTGTTCAGGAACAGGAGAAGACATAATCGGCTCCGAAACAACGCCTTTATGGGCAGGATTATGATTGGCCTGAATCCACTCCTGCGCCTTGTCGGCATCCACCTTGGCCAGTGCGGCCCATTCCTCGAACACGGGTTTTTCAACTGCCCAGACCTCAATCGGCATATAGGAATGATCCTTGCCGCAAAGCTCCGAACACTGTCCATAATAAACACCAGGCTTGTTGATCCTAAACCACGTGTGGTTCAAACGACCCGGAACGGCATCGGTCTTGATCCCGAACGCCGGCATGGCCCACGCGTGGATAACGTCATTGACCGCCGCAGTCACCAGAACCTGAATCGTGACACCGACAGGCAGAACGACTTTGTTATCCGTAGACAACAGGCGCTTCTGCCCCTTCGCGGCATCCACCTTGTCGGAGGGGATCATGTAGGAGGTAAAGGCGATATCGCCCTGATCGGGATACTCATACCCCCAGTACCACTGGAACCCGGTGACTTTCAGGGTCATCTCGGGATTTTCGATCCGCTCATTCTTGTATAACAACTGGAAGGAGGGAACGGCGATGATAATCAGGATCACCACCGGAATGATCGTCCAGACGATCTCCAGCATAACATTGTGCGTCGTCTTGGACGGAACCGGATTAGCCTTGGAATTAAAGCGAAAAATGACAACCACAAGCAACATCAGAACAAAAACCACGATGCCGGTGATGATATAAAGCAGCAAATTATGAAAATCATGGATCCGCTGAGCCGAGTCAGTGGCCGCAGGCTGCAGATCAATCGCCATCCCCTGAGCCCACGAAACGCCCGCACCGCCGAGCGCGAACACAAGGCAAAAAATGGCAAACGCCGTAAATAATCTGCGAATAACTGAATGTCTTAAGAGGACCATATCCCTAAACGGACCTTTCCGGTTTCTACGCGGGGGGCAAGTAACAAACAAATACGTCCATATCGTTTGAA
The sequence above is drawn from the Alphaproteobacteria bacterium genome and encodes:
- the coxB gene encoding cytochrome c oxidase subunit II — encoded protein: MAIDLQPAATDSAQRIHDFHNLLLYIITGIVVFVLMLLVVVIFRFNSKANPVPSKTTHNVMLEIVWTIIPVVILIIIAVPSFQLLYKNERIENPEMTLKVTGFQWYWGYEYPDQGDIAFTSYMIPSDKVDAAKGQKRLLSTDNKVVLPVGVTIQVLVTAAVNDVIHAWAMPAFGIKTDAVPGRLNHTWFRINKPGVYYGQCSELCGKDHSYMPIEVWAVEKPVFEEWAALAKVDADKAQEWIQANHNPAHKGVVSEPIMSSPVPEQPVSDQPAEQPTLEQPDGSSE